From Mytilus edulis chromosome 9, xbMytEdul2.2, whole genome shotgun sequence, the proteins below share one genomic window:
- the LOC139489428 gene encoding GTP-binding protein Rhes-like yields the protein MASTRQRSGSQGAASNEVHYSIVVLGAAGVGKSSIISQFLYERFNSEYKETVEELHRGQYNIGGIKLTLDIFDTAGHREFPAMRKLAITTSDAFVLVYAVTDMTSFDEVQNLREEIISQRGKVPIVIVGNKADINTDVPTIDTETIESIACVDWESGFVQASAKENTNIVGIFQELLRLSKFSNSLSPGFTSNPNLT from the coding sequence ATGGCGTCCACTCGTCAGAGATCCGGCAGTCAGGGAGCAGCATCGAATGAGGTACATTACAGCATTGTTGTACTCGGAGCTGCTGGTGTGGGTAAATCATCCATCATATCACAGTTTTTATACGAAAGGTTTAATAGTGAATATAAAGAGACAGTAGAGGAATTACACCGAGGACAGTATAACATTGGTGGTATCAAACTGACACTAGATATTTTCGATACTGCTGGACATAGGGAATTTCCCGCCATGAGAAAGTTAGCGATAACGACCAGTGATGCATTTGTTTTAGTGTATGCAGTAACGGACATGACTTCATTTGATGAGGTACAAAATCTACGAGAAGAAATAATATCTCAGCGTGGTAAAGTGCCCATAGTTATAGTGGGAAATAAAGCTGATATAAACACTGATGTGCCGACAATCGACACAGAAACAATTGAATCAATAGCTTGTGTAGACTGGGAATCAGGCTTTGTACAGGCTTCAGCTAAGGAAAATACGAACATTGTAGGAATTTTTCAAGAATTGTTACGACTCTCGAAATTTTCTAATTCATTAAGTCCAGGtttcactagtaacccgaatttaacttga